AAGGCCCATGATGCTGCGCAGCGTCGTGGACTTGCCGGCGCCGTTGCGGCCCAGCAGCGTCACCAGCTCGCCTTCGGCGACCTCCAGGTCCACCCCATGAAGAACGTGGCTCTTGCCGTAGCGGGTGTTAAGTTGATGGACTTCAAGAGCCTTCACGCTTTTCCCCGAGATAGGCCACTTGCACCTTCTCGCTCGCCGCGATCTCATCGGGCGTGCCGCGGTCGAGCACCTCGCCTTCAGCGAGCACCGTGATGCGATCGGCGAGGTTGAAGATCACGCGCATGTCGTGCTCGACGAGCACGATGGTGAGCTTTTGCTTGCGGTGCAGTCGGCGGATCAACACCGCGGTGTCGTAGGTTTCCTGGCTGCCCATGCCGGCCGCGGGTTCGTCCAGCAGCAGCAGCTTCGGCCGGGTGGCGAGCGCCATCATGATTTCGGTGGAGCGCTGGTCGCCGTGCGAGAGTTCACCGACGTGCCGGTTGGCGTTCGCGGTGAGTGCACCCTCTTCCAGCAGCTCGTCGACGCGCCGCTCGGTCGCAGCAACCTGGCGCCGCGTGTTGAACATCTTCAACCGCAAGCCGTCCGTGACCTGGACCGCGATGCGCAGGTTCTCGCGCACCGTGAGCTCCGGGAACACCTCGGTGATCTGGAAGGT
This genomic interval from Burkholderiaceae bacterium contains the following:
- a CDS encoding branched-chain amino acid ABC transporter, ATP-binding protein LivG — its product is MSLLEVRNVTQRFGELAAVKNVSLNVEEGELHAIIGPNGAGKTTLFNMISGFYVPTVGRIVFGVVDVTATPTHERVGMGMARTFQITEVFPELTVRENLRIAVQVTDGLRLKMFNTRRQVAATERRVDELLEEGALTANANRHVGELSHGDQRSTEIMMALATRPKLLLLDEPAAGMGSQETYDTAVLIRRLHRKQKLTIVLVEHDMRVIFNLADRITVLAEGEVLDRGTPDEIAASEKVQVAYLGEKREGS